GGCAATGGTCGGTACAGGACGTTTATTGGTTCCTCTACTAGAGGCAGGCTTGCAGGTTGAGGGAATTGATGCATCGCCGCATATGCTAGCTGCTTGTAAACAAAATTGTGCCGCCAGAGGCTTAGACCCCGTACTGTATCAGGGTTCAATCGAAAACTTGAATGTTCCGGGTAAGTTTAGCGCCATTGTCGTGACTTTAGGCTCATTCATGCTGTTAGGAAGCCGAACAGCAGCAATCGCAGCATTACAAGCCTTTGCTAGACATTTAGAACCCAACGGACAAATCTTCGTGGATCTAGAATTGCCTGTTGGCTCTTTCAAAACAGAACATACTGTGAAACAACGGGAGCCTATTAAATGCTTGGATAACTCAATGATTGTAATGCAGACGTCATCTTGGATCGATTGGATGGAGCAAATTGAGCACACTCTAATTCGATATGAGAAATGGAAAGACGGAAAATTGGTCGACACAGAATTACAGCATCTCCCGTTACATTGGTTTGGTCGGGAAGAATTTATGATGTGCTTGCGAGAATATGGATACACCAATATAGCTCTCTGCGCCAACTACACAGATGGATTGGAACCAGGTTCGTATAGTGACCAGCTGTGTTTCTCAGCCACTCTTGCCTAAGACACTGCATAACAATCTGCGACTGGCAGAAATGATAATCTGTTGAGAAACGGAGAAACCCATGATACGAAAAGGTACCGATAAAGACTTCGAAGAAATCTTCAATGCCATTAATGATGCAGCAACTGCTTATAAAGGAGTGATTCCACCAGATCGATGGCATGAGCCATACATGACAAAAGAAGAGCTAAAAGTGCAAATTGAGGATGGCGTAAAATTTTTGTGTTATTTCGAGAATAATGAAATTTTTGGAGTCATGGGGATTCAGGATAAGACGGATGTAGAGTTGATTCGTCATGCGTATGTAAGAACAAAACAAAGAAACAGAGGCATTGGAACACTTCTGCTCCGGGAACTCATCAAAGATTCAACAAAACCGATTTTGATCGGAACCTGGAAGGCAGCCAGTTGGGCAATAAGTTTCTATGAAAAGCATGGCTTTTGCCTGGTTGATGAAGAAGAGAAGAATCACCTACTAAAGAAATATTGGGCGATTCCAGGTCGGCAAGTTGAAACCTCAGTGGTTTTAGTGGATGAAAAATATAAGAAGTCAAAAGATTAATACCTCTGGTTTCAAGCGAACCCAGGCCAAATGTTCTTTGCAGGTTAAACCAATATTAGGCTGTCACCAGCATAAGAACACAAAAATAGCGGTTAGTACTAAATTCATAGCGGTGCGCTCTGAGTACGAGGCTTGGCTTTGCTGAGTATGAAACAAGAGTTAGGCAGACACGTAGAAACGAGATAGCACGCAGTCGCGAAGAGTGCCTAACATTTTGTTGACGCAGCAAGCGAAATATTTCTGTTATGCATCCAAAATTATCTAGTGCTGCTTTTCGCTGTTAAGGCCCGGCCAAACTTTGCCAGTTGAACTTTGCCGTCGAACTTTGCCAGTCGAACGTTGTAAGAGGAACAGACCGTGGAGCTTCTCATCTCACTCGCTGCCCTATTGGGCACACTGACCGTTGGCGCCATGAGCCCCGGGCCGAGCTTCGTGTTGGTCGCCCGCACCGCTATTGCCAGCTCACGTGCCCACGGGCTTGCTGCCGCAGCTGGCATGGGGCTTGGGGGGCTCCTCTTCTCAGTTCTTGTGCTGCTGGGCTTCCACGCGCTGCTCGCTAGCGTTCCCTGGCTATACCTAGTGCTCAAGGTTGTCGGCGGCGCCTACCTTTTCTATCTCGGCATATGCATCTGGCGGGGCGCAAAGCAACCTCTGGCCATGGCCGAGGCCAGTCAACCCATGCCTAGCAAGTTGGGCAGGTCTTTCCTGGTTGCGCTCGGCGCACAGCTGAGCAATCCCAAGACGGCAGTGTTCTATGGCAGCATCTTTGCCGCGCTCCTGCCCCAAAATTTGCCAGTTGCAGTTGCGGTTACGCTGCCAGCTCTTGTCTTCATCATCGAAACAGCCTGGTATGCCGTAGTTGCCCTCGCGCTCTCATCAGAGTCATCGCGTGCAGCCTATCTGCGTGCAAAGGTAGTGGTTGATCGTGTTGCGGGCGGTGTGCTTGGGCTTCTAGGGCTTAAGCTGATAGCGTCCGGGAGCGCAACAGCATGAGGGTTAAGGCAAAGAGCCATAACATCTCAATGCACACCGACCGCCGAGAGATTATCCGTGGAGTATTCTAGGTCAGCTGCGGCAGGTAACCAGGAACGCTAGGCCGCACCACGTTCAATCGTATCAACGGGGTTATCCCGTCTACCTTCTTGGAAATGCCAATGACTGCTGCCGTACCGCCCAGCCAAGACCTGCCAACACCCGATCATCCCAATGCGATTCGCATCCGGCAGGCGAAAGAGTGTGTCGTCCCTGGCAAGGACATTGACCCCATGTTTGCCGTGCAGGCACCGGACATGATCGCTCACATCCCCGGCACGAGCTTGATTGCGGGCGAGTGGCGCTCCCGCGATGCCTTAGCCGCCGCAGTCCGGAGCCTAGGAGCGCTCGCGGGCGGAACGCTTTATCTCACAGCTAATGTGGTCGCCACAGACGACTTCGCAATCAACGTCCAGCGCCTTACCGGGCGCCGCGAGGATGGGCGTTCCCTCAACACTGTGCTCACCGAGGTCTGGCGCATGCAGGACGGGGTATGCGTGGAAATCTGGGACCACTTCCAGGACCTGGATGCGTGGGACGCGTTCTGGCGGTAAATCCTAAGCGCAGGCGTGACGGTAGTCCGGAGCTGGTTGCAGGCAACGAGGCGTTGTAGCTGAGCTTAGGCGTTAGGCTGACAGCAGCTCCACTATTTCAATACCTTAAAGAAACACATTTAGCTGAAACTTATGAACAGGTTGTACTAGTCCTGACTTTAATGACGCTTTTGGGTACCTGCGTAGCTTTATATAGCAATAGGAACTACAAGTCTGGTACCGTTGTTTATAGTCCATACAGTCATCATGGGGGCTTATTCAGCGGACCGATGGTTCTACTACTGAAACTATTAAATTGCAGGATATTAACAACAGTCGCTTAAGCACTGAGGTGAAGCTAGAGGTTGAGCTGGGTACTGTTTGTCTCGAATTGCTGGACGGTGAAGGACAACCTACAGCTTCAGCGATATCAACACCTGGAAAGCCAACCTTAGCAGAAGGTTATTTAGTTGCGGATGCAGCTGGTGCCGCCAAATATCGGATTACTGCAACTGAGGGAGAAAACATTGAGTAGTCTTTTACGATACATCACTAAGTAGTTGCGATATTTTTCCTCATCCACAATGGCTTTTCAGAGCCTGTGCTGAGAATATTTATCTTATTTCATTTAATGAAGTGCTATAGAGTCAAAGCGCTAC
The sequence above is drawn from the Leptolyngbya sp. FACHB-261 genome and encodes:
- a CDS encoding bifunctional 2-polyprenyl-6-hydroxyphenol methylase/3-demethylubiquinol 3-O-methyltransferase UbiG, with translation MTKPVGKEYPDVPYFIHHLSKNGGRILEAMVGTGRLLVPLLEAGLQVEGIDASPHMLAACKQNCAARGLDPVLYQGSIENLNVPGKFSAIVVTLGSFMLLGSRTAAIAALQAFARHLEPNGQIFVDLELPVGSFKTEHTVKQREPIKCLDNSMIVMQTSSWIDWMEQIEHTLIRYEKWKDGKLVDTELQHLPLHWFGREEFMMCLREYGYTNIALCANYTDGLEPGSYSDQLCFSATLA
- a CDS encoding GNAT family N-acetyltransferase, whose translation is MIRKGTDKDFEEIFNAINDAATAYKGVIPPDRWHEPYMTKEELKVQIEDGVKFLCYFENNEIFGVMGIQDKTDVELIRHAYVRTKQRNRGIGTLLLRELIKDSTKPILIGTWKAASWAISFYEKHGFCLVDEEEKNHLLKKYWAIPGRQVETSVVLVDEKYKKSKD
- a CDS encoding LysE family transporter; the protein is MELLISLAALLGTLTVGAMSPGPSFVLVARTAIASSRAHGLAAAAGMGLGGLLFSVLVLLGFHALLASVPWLYLVLKVVGGAYLFYLGICIWRGAKQPLAMAEASQPMPSKLGRSFLVALGAQLSNPKTAVFYGSIFAALLPQNLPVAVAVTLPALVFIIETAWYAVVALALSSESSRAAYLRAKVVVDRVAGGVLGLLGLKLIASGSATA
- a CDS encoding nuclear transport factor 2 family protein is translated as MTAAVPPSQDLPTPDHPNAIRIRQAKECVVPGKDIDPMFAVQAPDMIAHIPGTSLIAGEWRSRDALAAAVRSLGALAGGTLYLTANVVATDDFAINVQRLTGRREDGRSLNTVLTEVWRMQDGVCVEIWDHFQDLDAWDAFWR